Proteins encoded in a region of the Streptomyces sp. NBC_00258 genome:
- a CDS encoding class I SAM-dependent methyltransferase — protein MYEEDFAHVYDDIYRRHKNYAGEADRIRELALEYRPEASSLLDVGCGTGEHLAHLRRHFDVAGVDLASSMIRIASAKLPGVPLLQDDMRTFGLDRTFDVVCSMYSSVGYLASADDLFTAVKNMAHHLRPGGVLIVEPWILREDWNGGDLVEAGFENEGGKVVRMGRWTTRDGRSHVEMHYLVATGSDPVRHFVDEQELSLFSREEYESAFRSAGCAVEYRPDGYADRGIFVGVRQA, from the coding sequence ATGTACGAAGAGGACTTCGCCCACGTCTACGACGACATCTACCGACGGCACAAGAACTACGCCGGTGAGGCCGACCGCATCCGCGAACTGGCCCTCGAATACCGTCCGGAGGCATCCAGCCTGCTGGACGTCGGCTGCGGCACGGGCGAGCATCTGGCCCATCTGCGGAGGCACTTCGACGTGGCCGGCGTGGATCTCGCCTCGTCCATGATCCGCATCGCCTCCGCCAAGCTTCCCGGAGTGCCCCTGCTCCAGGACGACATGCGCACCTTCGGCCTCGACCGGACCTTCGACGTGGTCTGTTCGATGTACAGCTCGGTGGGCTATCTGGCGTCGGCGGACGATCTGTTCACCGCCGTCAAGAACATGGCGCACCATCTGCGTCCGGGCGGTGTGCTGATCGTCGAACCCTGGATCCTGCGGGAGGACTGGAACGGCGGCGACCTCGTGGAGGCCGGCTTCGAGAACGAGGGCGGCAAGGTCGTCCGGATGGGGCGCTGGACCACCAGGGACGGACGCAGCCACGTCGAGATGCACTATCTCGTCGCCACGGGATCCGATCCGGTACGGCACTTCGTGGACGAGCAGGAGCTGTCGCTGTTCTCCCGCGAGGAGTACGAGTCGGCGTTCCGGTCGGCGGGGTGTGCGGTGGAGTACCGGCCCGACGGCTACGCGGACCGCGGGATCTTCGTCGGGGTGCGGCAGGCCTAG
- a CDS encoding aminotransferase class I/II-fold pyridoxal phosphate-dependent enzyme: MNDSPVFREPLHVGRPNMGSRARLTERLDGALDRLYLTNGPLVREFEERLAEIAGVDHCVAVCNATVGLQVAARAAGIRGGDEIIVPAFTWVATAAALDWTGIVPVFCDADEKTGNLDPSEVEALIGPRTRGIMGVHVFGYPCAMDELTDIADRHGLPLLFDAAHAIGCTYKGRPVGSFGAAEVFSFHATKFVNSFEGGAIVTRDAEFAERCRELRNFGITAGGEIRSGGTNAKMNEAAAAMGLTSLEVMDELMDINTLNHRRYEKGLEGLAGVWVRGQAEGERANHQYLVIEIDAAAAGIHRDEVHTALGAQNVLSRRYFHPSCHQVEPYRSDPARHAPRPLPRAEALAERVLALPTGSAVGPSEIDKVCDIVRRCVSARTPAR; this comes from the coding sequence GTGAATGATTCCCCTGTGTTCCGCGAGCCCCTGCACGTCGGTCGCCCCAATATGGGCAGTCGCGCGCGCCTGACGGAGAGACTGGACGGAGCGCTCGACCGGCTCTATCTCACCAATGGCCCACTGGTCCGTGAATTCGAGGAGAGACTCGCCGAGATCGCAGGAGTCGATCACTGTGTCGCCGTGTGCAATGCCACGGTCGGTCTTCAGGTGGCGGCCAGGGCCGCGGGAATCCGGGGCGGCGACGAGATCATCGTGCCCGCTTTCACCTGGGTGGCGACGGCGGCGGCGCTGGACTGGACAGGAATTGTTCCTGTTTTCTGTGATGCCGACGAAAAGACGGGAAACCTCGACCCGTCCGAGGTCGAGGCGCTGATCGGTCCACGCACCCGCGGAATCATGGGAGTCCATGTCTTCGGTTATCCGTGTGCGATGGACGAACTCACCGATATCGCCGACCGGCACGGTCTGCCGCTGCTGTTCGACGCGGCCCACGCGATCGGCTGCACCTACAAGGGCCGGCCCGTCGGTAGTTTCGGTGCGGCTGAGGTGTTCAGCTTCCACGCCACGAAGTTCGTCAACAGCTTCGAGGGCGGCGCCATCGTCACCCGGGACGCCGAGTTCGCCGAACGCTGCCGCGAGTTGCGCAACTTCGGCATCACCGCGGGCGGTGAGATCAGGTCCGGCGGCACGAACGCCAAGATGAACGAGGCGGCGGCCGCGATGGGGCTGACCTCCCTGGAGGTCATGGACGAGCTGATGGACATCAACACCCTCAACCACCGCCGCTACGAGAAGGGGCTCGAAGGGCTGGCGGGCGTATGGGTGCGGGGCCAGGCCGAGGGCGAGCGTGCCAACCACCAGTATCTGGTGATCGAGATCGACGCCGCGGCCGCCGGCATCCACCGCGACGAGGTGCACACGGCGCTCGGCGCCCAGAACGTACTGTCCCGCCGCTACTTCCACCCCAGCTGCCATCAGGTGGAGCCCTATCGGAGTGATCCCGCCCGGCACGCCCCGCGGCCCCTGCCGCGCGCGGAGGCACTGGCCGAGCGGGTACTCGCCCTCCCGACGGGCAGCGCCGTCGGGCCGTCGGAGATCGACAAGGTCTGCGACATCGTCCGGCGCTGTGTCAGCGCCCGAACCCCGGCCAGGTGA